A stretch of the Campylobacter sp. 19-13652 genome encodes the following:
- the rpoC gene encoding DNA-directed RNA polymerase subunit beta': MSELKPIEIKEEARPRDFEAFQLRLASPEKIKSWSYGEVKKPETINYRTLKPERDGLFCAKIFGPIRDYECLCGKYKKMRYKGIKCEKCGVEVTTSKVRRSRMGHIELVTPVAHIWYVNSLPSRIGTLLGIKMKDLERVLYYEAYIVENPGEAFYDNENSKKVEKYDVLNEEQYQMLIQRYDESGFVARMGGEVIRDMLAELDLTEILIQLKDEMQSTNSEAKKKSIVKRLKVVESFLVSGNRPEWMMITNLPVLPPDLRPLVSLDGGKFAVSDVNDLYRRVINRNSRLKRLMELDAPEIIIRNEKRMLQEAVDALFDNGRRANAVKGANKRPLKSLSEIIKGKQGRFRQNLLGKRVDFSGRSVIVVGPKLRMDQCGLPKKMALELFKPHLLARLEEKGYATTVKQAKKMIEDKTNEVWECLEEVVKDHPVMLNRAPTLHKLSIQAFHPVLVEGKAIQLHPLVCAAFNADFDGDQMAVHVPLSQEAIAECKILMLSSMNILLPASGKAITVPSQDMVLGLYYLSLEREGSKGENKIFASVDEVMIAEEANALGLHAKIKTNIEGKTLFTTAGRLILRSVLPDFVPDDMWNKILKKKDIANLVDYVYKNGGLEVTAEFLDKLKNLGFRYATKAGISISIADIIVPENKEERIDEAKKKVREIQRQYGSGLLTDSERYNKIVDIWTDTNNQVASEMMGLIRNDKGGFNSIYMMADSGARGSAAQIRQLAGMRGLMAKPDGSIIETPIVSNFREGLNMMEYFISTHGARKGLADTALKTANAGYLTRKLIDVAQNVKVTIDDCGTHEGVEITEITENGELIESLEERVLGRVLADDVIDPITNEILFAEGTLIDEEKAKILGESDIKSVSIRTPITCKAAKGVCAKCYGINLGEGKLVKPGEAVGIISAQSIGEPGTQLTLRTFHIGGTASTEQQDRQVVASKEGFIRYYNLNTYENGGKHIVANRRNAAVLLVEPKIKSPIDGVISIDVAHEDINITITGKKEKVSYVLRRGDLAKPNELAGVSGKVEGKIYIPYSDGDSVNANESIAEIIKEGWNVPNRIPFASELRIADGEPVTQKIVSGASGVIKFFILKGDYLERVKDIKKGYQVEEKGLFVVVSDKDGREAVRHYIPRHSIIELDDNSAVESSSVIAMPKEGANLVVAEWDPYSTPIIAEEAGVVAFEDIEPGYSAAEQYDEATGQSRLVINEYLPGGVKPTIIIATKSGTIRYQLEPKTAIFVSDGASVAQADLLAKTPKAVAKSKDITGGLPRVSELFEARKPKNTAIVAEIDGVVRFDKPLRSKERIIITAEDGTTSEYLIDKTRQIQVRDGEFVHAGEKLTDGVISSHDVLRILGEKALHYYLISEIQQVYRRQGVAISDKHIEIIVSQMLRQVKIVDSGNTNFIVGDMVSRVKFKEENERIMKMGGEPAIAEPVLLGVTRAAIGSDSVISAASFQETTKVLTEASIAAKFDHLEDLKENVILGRMIPVGTGLYKDKKVKIKQL; the protein is encoded by the coding sequence AGCCTTCCAAGCCGTATCGGCACGCTACTTGGCATAAAGATGAAAGACCTTGAGCGTGTACTTTATTATGAGGCGTATATAGTAGAAAATCCAGGTGAAGCCTTTTATGATAATGAAAATTCAAAAAAGGTCGAAAAATACGACGTGCTAAACGAAGAGCAATATCAAATGCTTATTCAAAGATACGATGAGAGCGGATTTGTCGCTCGCATGGGTGGAGAAGTCATACGTGATATGCTTGCAGAGCTTGATTTAACAGAAATTTTAATCCAGCTTAAAGACGAAATGCAAAGCACAAATTCAGAGGCAAAGAAAAAAAGCATAGTAAAACGTCTAAAAGTCGTTGAGAGCTTTTTAGTCTCTGGCAACCGCCCAGAGTGGATGATGATAACAAATTTACCAGTCCTGCCGCCTGATTTGCGTCCGCTTGTCAGCCTTGACGGGGGTAAATTTGCAGTTTCTGATGTCAATGACCTTTACCGCCGTGTGATAAACCGCAACAGCCGTCTTAAGCGACTAATGGAGCTTGACGCACCTGAGATTATCATACGAAACGAAAAGAGAATGCTACAAGAAGCAGTCGATGCACTTTTTGATAACGGCAGACGTGCAAATGCCGTAAAGGGTGCTAATAAACGCCCGCTAAAATCGCTTAGTGAGATAATCAAAGGCAAGCAGGGGCGCTTCCGTCAAAACCTGCTAGGCAAGCGTGTGGATTTCTCTGGCCGTTCAGTCATCGTCGTTGGACCAAAGCTAAGAATGGATCAGTGCGGCTTGCCAAAGAAAATGGCGCTTGAGCTATTTAAGCCGCACCTTTTAGCTCGCCTTGAAGAGAAGGGCTATGCAACCACAGTTAAGCAGGCTAAAAAGATGATAGAGGATAAGACAAATGAAGTCTGGGAGTGCCTTGAAGAGGTGGTAAAAGATCACCCTGTAATGCTAAACCGTGCGCCGACGCTTCACAAGCTTTCTATCCAGGCCTTTCACCCAGTGCTAGTTGAGGGCAAGGCTATCCAGCTTCATCCGCTAGTTTGTGCGGCATTTAACGCCGACTTTGACGGAGATCAGATGGCAGTACACGTCCCTCTAAGCCAAGAGGCTATTGCGGAGTGTAAAATTCTAATGCTAAGCTCCATGAATATCCTTCTACCTGCAAGTGGCAAGGCTATAACGGTACCAAGCCAGGATATGGTTTTGGGGCTTTATTATCTAAGCCTTGAGCGAGAGGGCAGCAAGGGTGAGAATAAAATTTTTGCTAGCGTTGATGAAGTAATGATAGCTGAGGAGGCAAACGCTCTAGGGCTTCACGCAAAAATCAAGACAAATATCGAAGGTAAGACCCTATTTACCACAGCTGGTAGGCTTATACTTCGCTCAGTGTTGCCTGATTTTGTGCCAGATGATATGTGGAATAAAATTCTAAAGAAAAAAGACATAGCCAACCTAGTTGATTATGTTTATAAAAATGGCGGACTTGAAGTAACGGCTGAATTCCTAGACAAGCTTAAAAATCTAGGCTTCCGCTACGCGACAAAAGCTGGTATTTCAATCTCGATTGCTGATATTATCGTGCCTGAAAATAAAGAGGAGCGTATAGACGAAGCCAAGAAAAAGGTGCGTGAAATTCAGCGCCAATATGGCTCTGGCCTATTAACAGATAGCGAAAGGTATAATAAAATCGTCGATATTTGGACGGATACAAATAACCAAGTAGCAAGCGAGATGATGGGGCTTATCAGAAATGACAAGGGTGGCTTTAACTCTATTTATATGATGGCAGATAGTGGTGCTAGGGGCTCTGCAGCTCAAATTCGTCAGCTAGCTGGTATGCGTGGCCTAATGGCCAAGCCAGATGGTTCAATTATCGAAACGCCAATCGTCTCAAACTTCCGCGAGGGGTTAAATATGATGGAGTACTTTATCTCCACTCACGGCGCACGTAAGGGTCTAGCCGATACTGCCTTAAAGACAGCAAACGCTGGTTATCTAACTCGTAAGCTAATTGACGTAGCGCAAAATGTTAAGGTTACCATTGATGATTGCGGCACTCACGAGGGCGTTGAGATAACAGAAATCACCGAAAACGGCGAGCTAATCGAAAGCCTAGAAGAGCGAGTACTAGGTCGCGTGCTAGCTGATGACGTGATAGATCCAATCACAAATGAAATTCTCTTTGCCGAAGGGACGCTAATCGACGAAGAAAAGGCAAAAATCTTAGGTGAGAGCGATATAAAATCAGTCAGCATCCGCACCCCAATCACGTGCAAGGCAGCCAAGGGCGTGTGTGCGAAGTGCTACGGCATAAACCTAGGCGAGGGCAAGCTTGTTAAGCCAGGTGAAGCTGTGGGCATTATCTCTGCTCAAAGTATCGGCGAGCCGGGTACACAGCTAACACTTAGGACTTTCCACATCGGTGGAACGGCAAGCACTGAACAGCAAGACCGCCAAGTCGTCGCAAGCAAAGAGGGCTTTATCCGCTATTATAACCTTAACACATACGAAAATGGTGGCAAGCACATCGTGGCAAATCGCCGTAATGCAGCCGTGCTTTTGGTTGAGCCAAAGATAAAATCGCCAATTGATGGGGTTATAAGTATAGATGTGGCTCATGAGGATATAAATATAACCATAACAGGTAAAAAAGAAAAGGTAAGCTACGTTTTACGCCGTGGAGATTTGGCTAAGCCAAACGAGCTAGCAGGCGTAAGTGGCAAAGTAGAAGGTAAAATTTATATTCCTTACTCAGATGGCGATAGTGTGAATGCAAACGAGAGCATAGCCGAGATTATAAAAGAGGGCTGGAACGTGCCAAATCGTATTCCGTTTGCCAGCGAGCTACGCATAGCCGACGGCGAGCCGGTAACGCAAAAAATCGTCTCAGGGGCTAGTGGGGTTATTAAATTCTTTATCCTAAAGGGCGATTATTTAGAGCGTGTTAAGGATATTAAAAAAGGCTATCAGGTAGAGGAGAAGGGGCTTTTTGTCGTCGTTTCTGATAAGGACGGTAGAGAGGCGGTACGCCACTACATACCACGCCACTCGATAATCGAGCTTGATGATAATAGTGCGGTTGAGTCAAGTAGTGTCATAGCTATGCCAAAAGAGGGTGCAAACTTAGTTGTGGCTGAGTGGGATCCATACTCTACGCCTATTATCGCTGAAGAAGCAGGCGTGGTGGCATTTGAGGATATTGAGCCAGGATATTCAGCAGCTGAGCAGTATGATGAGGCGACAGGGCAGAGCAGGCTAGTGATAAATGAGTACCTCCCAGGAGGCGTAAAACCAACTATCATTATAGCTACAAAATCAGGCACTATCCGATACCAGCTAGAGCCAAAGACGGCTATTTTCGTCTCTGATGGTGCTAGTGTGGCTCAGGCGGATTTGTTAGCCAAGACACCAAAAGCGGTGGCAAAATCAAAAGACATCACAGGTGGTCTACCTCGTGTTAGTGAGCTATTTGAGGCTAGAAAGCCAAAAAATACGGCGATTGTGGCTGAGATTGACGGCGTAGTACGCTTTGATAAGCCGCTTCGCTCAAAAGAGCGTATCATCATCACGGCTGAGGATGGCACCACATCTGAGTATCTAATAGATAAAACACGCCAAATTCAGGTTCGCGATGGGGAGTTTGTACATGCTGGCGAGAAGCTAACAGACGGTGTCATTTCTAGCCATGATGTGCTTAGAATTTTGGGCGAAAAGGCACTGCATTATTATCTAATCAGCGAGATTCAGCAGGTTTACCGCCGCCAGGGTGTTGCGATTTCGGATAAGCACATTGAGATTATCGTCTCTCAAATGCTCCGCCAGGTTAAAATCGTCGATAGTGGTAACACAAACTTTATCGTAGGCGATATGGTTTCTAGGGTTAAATTTAAAGAGGAGAATGAGCGCATTATGAAAATGGGTGGTGAGCCAGCCATTGCTGAGCCTGTTCTGCTGGGTGTTACTCGTGCTGCTATAGGTAGTGATAGCGTTATTTCGGCCGCTTCATTCCAAGAGACCACAAAGGTGCTTACAGAGGCGTCGATTGCGGCTAAATTTGATCACTTAGAGGATCTAAAAGAAAACGTCATCTTAGGGCGCATGATACCTGTTGGCACAGGGCTTTATAAAGATAAAAAGGTCAAAATAAAGCAGCTTTAG